The Sediminitomix flava genome includes a window with the following:
- a CDS encoding DNA polymerase III subunit gamma/tau — MDNFVVSARKYRPSAFNTVVGQEHITNTLKNAIKNNHLAQAFLFCGPRGVGKTTCARILAKTINCENLTADHEPCNECNSCKSFNQNASYNIIELDAASNNSVEDIRSLVDQVRYPPQAGKKKVYIIDEVHMLSNAAFNAFLKTLEEPPEYAIFILATTEKHKIIPTILSRCQIFDFNRIGVEEISGQLSFIAQEEGITAEQEALMLIAQKADGGMRDALSMFDMIVTFSEDKTVNYQTTIDNLHILDYDYFFKIADSIHQEDLATVLLTFNEILGKGFDGHNFIVGLCEHFRNLLVCKDQQTVALLEVSEKVKAKYLEQASKLPNSLILSALQVGNQCDQGYKTSKNARLHVELALMKMVSIRHALSLAGTEQGKKKVD, encoded by the coding sequence ATGGACAATTTCGTAGTATCTGCCAGAAAATATAGACCTAGTGCCTTCAATACGGTTGTCGGACAAGAGCACATTACGAATACCTTAAAGAATGCCATCAAGAATAATCACTTGGCACAAGCCTTTTTATTCTGTGGTCCTAGAGGTGTTGGTAAGACTACTTGTGCCCGTATTTTGGCAAAAACAATTAACTGTGAGAATTTAACGGCTGACCATGAGCCTTGCAATGAATGTAATTCATGTAAAAGCTTTAATCAGAATGCCTCATATAATATCATTGAACTTGATGCCGCTTCGAACAACTCTGTTGAAGATATCAGAAGCTTGGTTGATCAAGTAAGATACCCTCCTCAAGCAGGAAAAAAGAAAGTTTATATTATTGATGAGGTTCACATGCTCTCAAATGCAGCCTTCAATGCCTTTCTGAAGACATTGGAAGAGCCACCTGAGTATGCGATTTTCATTTTGGCTACTACAGAAAAACATAAAATCATTCCTACGATCCTTTCAAGATGTCAGATTTTTGACTTCAACAGAATTGGTGTAGAAGAAATTTCTGGTCAATTATCTTTTATCGCTCAAGAAGAAGGAATCACTGCAGAACAAGAAGCTTTGATGCTTATCGCTCAAAAAGCTGATGGAGGAATGCGTGATGCTCTTTCTATGTTTGATATGATTGTTACTTTCTCAGAAGATAAAACAGTCAATTATCAGACAACAATTGATAACCTTCACATTCTTGATTACGATTACTTCTTCAAAATTGCAGATAGTATTCATCAAGAAGACTTAGCAACTGTTCTCCTTACCTTCAACGAAATTTTAGGAAAAGGCTTTGATGGACACAATTTCATAGTAGGACTTTGTGAGCACTTCAGAAATCTTTTGGTTTGTAAAGACCAACAGACTGTTGCGCTACTTGAAGTTTCTGAGAAAGTAAAAGCTAAATATTTAGAACAGGCTTCAAAACTTCCAAACTCGCTCATTTTATCAGCCCTTCAAGTTGGAAACCAATGCGATCAAGGCTATAAAACGAGTAAAAATGCGAGATTACACGTTGAGCTTGCTCTCATGAAGATGGTGAGCATCCGACACGCATTATCCCTTGCTGGCACAGAGCAAGGAAAAAAAAAAGTAGATTAA
- a CDS encoding pseudouridine synthase, whose amino-acid sequence MEQIEQEQKEILEILYQDEYYVVVNKPNGILVHRTELDTKAEIFVMTILRDQIGQYVYPVHRLDRPTSGVLIFALSPEACAALQEEFNEKRVSKKYWTIVRGYAPEEGTIDEPIKSRYQKHTKDAVSTFKKLDQVELPIPVGKFPCSRFSLMETEPITGRTHQLRLHFGKIRHYILGDTRYGDNKQNKMLEEQFQNKFLLLHCKKMSFIHPYTKETVTVSAALSENFHNVSKAMGLLENVTLPISSVLD is encoded by the coding sequence ATGGAGCAAATAGAACAAGAGCAGAAAGAAATTTTAGAAATTTTGTATCAAGATGAATATTACGTAGTGGTTAATAAACCAAACGGTATTTTAGTCCACCGTACGGAGCTTGATACTAAAGCTGAAATTTTTGTAATGACAATCTTAAGAGATCAAATCGGTCAGTATGTTTATCCAGTTCATCGGTTGGATAGACCTACTTCTGGTGTGTTGATTTTTGCATTATCTCCAGAAGCTTGTGCTGCTTTACAAGAGGAGTTCAATGAAAAAAGAGTAAGCAAAAAATACTGGACAATAGTTAGAGGTTATGCTCCTGAAGAGGGGACTATTGATGAACCAATTAAAAGTAGGTATCAGAAACATACGAAAGATGCTGTTAGTACTTTCAAAAAGCTAGATCAAGTAGAATTGCCTATTCCAGTTGGTAAATTTCCATGTAGTCGTTTTTCCCTCATGGAGACAGAACCTATTACAGGAAGAACTCATCAATTAAGACTCCATTTTGGAAAAATAAGACACTATATTTTGGGCGATACGAGATACGGTGATAATAAGCAGAATAAGATGTTAGAAGAGCAATTTCAGAACAAATTTTTGCTTTTGCACTGTAAAAAAATGTCATTCATTCACCCTTACACTAAGGAGACTGTTACTGTATCGGCGGCATTGTCAGAAAACTTTCACAATGTATCTAAAGCGATGGGATTATTAGAAAATGTAACATTACCGATAAGTTCTGTTTTAGATTAA
- a CDS encoding endonuclease/exonuclease/phosphatase family protein codes for MKRIYSIVFSLLLLVGCSSTQEKSSSASNSKMDIKVATYNSSLYRKAKGELFKSLNNGWDIQALNLAKVIQEVRPDVLILQEFDYEEGGESLDVFVDKYLNKDQGDTEAINYKYRWSVPTNTGYATGVDLDGDGKLGAGDCFGFGQYEGQYGFAILSKFPFDQSQAKTFQKFLWKDMPNANLPVKEDGQSYYSDEALEIFRLSSKNHIDLTVDVNGTSVHLLVAHPTPPVFDGEEDRNGKRNHDEIRLLADYISGGEKAVYLYDDKGEKGGLKPNSHFIVFGDMNADPIDGDSFNSAIHQLTKHSEINNEASEGKFVPQRTEVDSISYALAKKYKKKGDVKFQTSEFGLRIDYVLPSNNFEVKGSGIFWPSASDSLGYLMERDASSDHRMVWMELGL; via the coding sequence ATGAAAAGAATTTATAGTATAGTTTTTAGCCTTTTACTTTTGGTAGGTTGTTCTTCAACACAGGAGAAATCCTCATCAGCGTCTAATTCTAAGATGGATATAAAAGTTGCAACATATAATTCCTCACTATACAGAAAAGCAAAGGGAGAATTGTTTAAGAGTTTGAATAATGGTTGGGATATTCAAGCCCTTAACCTAGCTAAGGTTATTCAAGAAGTTCGTCCTGATGTTCTAATCCTTCAAGAGTTTGACTATGAAGAAGGAGGAGAATCTTTAGATGTATTTGTAGATAAATACTTGAATAAAGATCAAGGAGATACGGAAGCAATCAATTATAAATATCGTTGGTCAGTGCCTACCAATACTGGATATGCAACAGGCGTTGATTTGGATGGTGATGGTAAATTGGGTGCTGGAGATTGTTTTGGTTTTGGTCAGTATGAAGGACAGTATGGTTTCGCTATTCTTTCTAAATTCCCATTTGATCAATCACAAGCAAAAACTTTCCAAAAGTTCTTATGGAAAGATATGCCTAACGCAAACCTACCAGTAAAAGAGGATGGCCAAAGTTATTATTCAGATGAAGCGCTTGAGATATTCAGGTTGTCATCTAAAAATCATATAGACCTAACTGTAGATGTAAATGGTACTTCTGTTCATCTTCTAGTTGCACACCCTACACCTCCTGTTTTTGATGGCGAAGAAGACAGAAATGGTAAAAGAAATCATGATGAGATCAGACTTTTAGCTGATTATATCAGTGGAGGGGAGAAAGCTGTATATTTATATGATGACAAAGGAGAGAAGGGGGGATTAAAGCCGAACTCACATTTTATAGTCTTTGGAGATATGAATGCTGATCCTATTGATGGAGATTCATTTAATTCGGCAATTCACCAATTGACAAAGCATTCTGAAATCAATAATGAAGCTTCAGAAGGCAAGTTTGTGCCTCAAAGAACAGAAGTTGATTCAATTTCTTATGCTTTAGCTAAGAAATATAAGAAAAAAGGAGATGTGAAATTCCAAACTTCAGAGTTTGGGCTAAGAATCGATTATGTACTTCCGAGTAATAATTTTGAAGTAAAAGGGTCTGGTATCTTTTGGCCTTCAGCTTCCGATTCACTTGGCTATTTGATGGAAAGAGATGCTTCTTCAGATCATAGAATGGTATGGATGGAATTGGGTTTATAA